The following coding sequences are from one Sulfitobacter sp. HNIBRBA3233 window:
- a CDS encoding P-II family nitrogen regulator, whose translation MKLIIATIKPFKLEEVREALTEAGVRGLMVTEIKGFGAQSGHTEIYRGAEYVVNFVPKVKLELVVADGVADQMVEVISKTAQTGKIGDGKIFVLDVEQAVRVRTGETGEDAI comes from the coding sequence GTGAAACTCATCATTGCCACGATCAAACCGTTCAAACTCGAAGAGGTCCGCGAAGCGCTGACCGAAGCGGGTGTGCGCGGATTGATGGTTACGGAAATCAAGGGGTTCGGCGCGCAGTCGGGTCATACGGAAATCTACCGCGGCGCGGAATACGTCGTGAACTTCGTACCGAAGGTGAAGCTGGAGCTTGTCGTCGCCGACGGCGTGGCAGACCAGATGGTCGAGGTGATCAGCAAAACCGCCCAAACCGGCAAGATCGGTGACGGCAAGATATTCGTGCTCGATGTCGAGCAGGCGGTGCGCGTGCGTACCGGTGAAACCGGCGAAGACGCTATCTAA
- a CDS encoding transglycosylase domain-containing protein has protein sequence MSDSPKRGRPLIADNRYGAKSKRKAPATSKEASGAKAKPKAAARRRGRPQKPSRGGVLGFFSRLARWIMRLIWIVFSRTALVGITILALIVGYFYTTLPPVEDLLDGRARGSVTMLDHEGEVFAWRGDQFGGVVTASTVSPHLKNAVIATEDKRFYQHFGLSPRGIASAIRINMSEGRGPLEGHGGSTITQQTAKLLCLGEPYDPASGMTEAEYEADCRRGSLKRKAKEAVYALAMEAKYSKDEILSIYLNRAYMGGGAYGAEAAAQRFFGKSAATVDPAEAAMLAGLLTAPSTLSPTSNLERSRNRAATVIRLMNEQGYLSDEQAAVAQASPAQLSEAAEARAGGYFADWVMSTGPEFFTRKTTEDVIIRTTLDQRMQRAAVDGLNWVFENKVSEGSEAQAAIVVMSADGAVRAMVGGRKTKVSGAFNRATQALRQTGSAFKPFVYAAALDLGYSPNDLVDDSPYCLNIPGSGEWCPKNYTNRFVGQTTMTNALAQSLNIPAVKISESVGRETVTAVAEQFGIDSDLAAGPALALGASESTLIEMTGAFAGILNGGSSVEPYGLIDLRLRGDSEPLMGTGGGIGERVIQEDAARQLIYMMEKVVSEGTGQRAQFGGRELAGKTGTTSAAKDAWFIGFSADYVAGVWMGYDDNTPLKGVTGGGLPAEIWRETMSRVHEGLPVNPLPMAQPRPPQVIFEGEVNATSPIPADTQRAPSPANVIDQVLQDIFGSSGGGGGSGAASPSAGDR, from the coding sequence ATGAGTGATTCACCCAAGCGCGGGCGCCCGCTGATCGCGGACAATCGCTACGGCGCGAAGTCCAAGCGCAAGGCGCCCGCGACCTCCAAGGAGGCGAGCGGCGCCAAGGCAAAGCCGAAGGCCGCTGCACGTCGCAGGGGCAGGCCGCAAAAGCCGTCACGCGGTGGCGTTCTGGGTTTCTTTTCGCGGCTCGCGCGCTGGATCATGCGGCTGATCTGGATCGTCTTCTCGCGCACGGCGCTTGTCGGCATCACGATACTGGCGCTGATCGTCGGCTACTTCTACACCACCCTCCCCCCGGTCGAAGACCTGCTGGACGGCCGTGCGCGCGGGTCGGTGACAATGCTCGACCACGAGGGAGAGGTCTTTGCCTGGCGGGGGGACCAGTTCGGCGGGGTCGTCACGGCCAGCACGGTCTCACCGCACCTCAAGAACGCGGTGATCGCGACCGAAGACAAGCGCTTCTACCAGCATTTCGGTCTCAGTCCGCGCGGGATCGCGTCTGCCATCCGCATCAACATGTCCGAAGGGCGCGGGCCGCTCGAAGGGCACGGGGGCTCCACCATCACCCAGCAGACGGCCAAGCTGCTCTGCCTGGGCGAACCCTATGATCCGGCGTCGGGCATGACAGAGGCCGAGTACGAGGCGGATTGCCGTCGCGGCTCGCTCAAGCGCAAGGCCAAGGAAGCGGTCTATGCGCTGGCCATGGAGGCGAAATATTCCAAGGATGAAATCCTGTCGATCTACCTCAACCGCGCCTATATGGGCGGCGGTGCCTACGGGGCAGAGGCCGCGGCGCAGCGGTTCTTCGGCAAGAGTGCCGCGACCGTCGATCCCGCAGAGGCCGCGATGCTGGCCGGACTTCTGACCGCGCCGTCCACCTTGTCGCCGACATCGAACCTCGAAAGGTCCCGCAACCGCGCGGCAACCGTGATCCGGCTGATGAACGAACAGGGCTACCTGAGCGACGAACAGGCAGCCGTCGCGCAGGCCAGCCCCGCACAGCTGTCCGAGGCCGCCGAGGCGCGGGCGGGGGGCTATTTCGCCGATTGGGTGATGTCCACGGGCCCCGAATTCTTCACCCGCAAGACGACCGAAGACGTGATCATCCGCACCACGCTTGACCAGCGGATGCAGCGCGCGGCGGTGGACGGGCTGAACTGGGTGTTCGAGAACAAGGTAAGCGAAGGATCCGAAGCGCAGGCGGCCATCGTCGTGATGAGCGCGGATGGCGCGGTGCGCGCCATGGTCGGTGGTCGCAAAACCAAGGTTTCGGGTGCGTTCAACCGCGCCACGCAGGCGCTGCGCCAGACCGGATCGGCGTTCAAGCCCTTCGTCTACGCGGCGGCGCTGGATCTGGGCTATTCGCCCAACGATCTGGTGGACGATAGTCCCTATTGCCTGAACATCCCCGGATCGGGTGAGTGGTGCCCCAAGAACTACACCAACCGCTTTGTCGGCCAGACGACGATGACGAATGCGCTGGCGCAGTCGCTGAACATTCCGGCGGTCAAGATTTCGGAATCCGTGGGCCGCGAGACGGTCACCGCCGTGGCCGAGCAGTTCGGCATCGACAGCGATCTCGCCGCGGGGCCGGCGCTGGCGCTGGGCGCGTCCGAAAGCACGCTGATCGAGATGACCGGCGCGTTCGCGGGTATCCTCAATGGCGGCTCGTCGGTGGAACCCTACGGGCTGATCGACCTGCGCCTGCGTGGCGACAGCGAGCCCTTGATGGGCACCGGTGGCGGCATCGGAGAGCGCGTCATTCAGGAAGATGCCGCGCGCCAGCTGATCTATATGATGGAGAAAGTCGTTTCCGAAGGGACCGGGCAACGGGCGCAGTTCGGGGGGCGCGAGCTTGCCGGCAAGACCGGAACGACCTCGGCGGCCAAGGATGCGTGGTTCATCGGTTTTTCCGCCGACTATGTTGCGGGTGTCTGGATGGGGTATGACGACAACACACCGCTGAAGGGTGTCACCGGCGGCGGTCTGCCGGCCGAAATCTGGCGCGAAACCATGAGCCGCGTGCACGAGGGCCTGCCGGTCAACCCGCTGCCCATGGCGCAGCCCCGCCCGCCGCAGGTGATCTTTGAAGGAGAGGTAAACGCGACATCGCCGATCCCGGCCGACACCCAGCGCGCGCCGAGCCCTGCAAATGTCATCGATCAGGTCCTGCAGGATATTTTCGGCAGCTCCGGTGGCGGTGGCGGCTCCGGCGCCGCCAGCCCCTCGGCTGGCGACCGCTAG